Within Vigna unguiculata cultivar IT97K-499-35 chromosome 2, ASM411807v1, whole genome shotgun sequence, the genomic segment cTGATAAAATTCGTGTCATAATTAGGAGAACAGGAAACAAATTTTTGTCTTATGTTTCACATGCAAGTCAATGAGATAACCCATCATGAAGacaaacaatttattttcatctaaagATGTAAAAAATGTGGGGCCAGCAGGATCAAATGTTTAATAGCAAAACCTAGttctttaatgttttttttttttttactgtatcTGAATATATTTCTCAAAAGAAactttgattttaattaaaataacaaaacataatataaaaaagttacatATATTTGTCCTTTTTGAAATAGAAAAGAGGGACATTGAATGCTGCGTCTGAGATTCAATGATTTCTTGGACAACCGTGCACCgatgtattattaatattatcacctaccgCACCACCACATGTTCTTGTTATGACATGGATTTCAAAGTAGCCATGCGTAGGTTCTTTACAAGGTCATTTACCGTCAACTTGTACTCCGTCCCCATCTGCAAAAATGGTAGTCATTTATCACTGTAAATTATCAAGAACCCAGAAAAGTATTTGCTTTTCTTTACCTGAGCAACAATGGTGATATCGATAATGGACTCCCCAAAAGACAGGACACTGCTATTCACAACGAAGAGATGAAGGTTTTGAATCTCCACAAGTATTTTCAGCAGAAGACCTTTTCGGTTTTGGCAGTGGATGCGAAGGAGCACATCGTTATCTGACACTCGTGCTTCTACACGAGGGAGGCTTTCCCTGAAACACCTATCACCATCGGCGGCGGCTGAAGGTGAACCATCGTGGTAGCTCAGCCATGACTTcttcaccatcaccaccacagACTTCTCATCTCTGTTCTTGTTGTTCTTTTCTTCAAGAATTTTCAGACGCTCTTGAAGCTCTTTCACATACTTGATAGCTTCTCCCAGCACTGAAGCCTTGTCCATCTGTTTATTCACCCTACCCAGTTAACCACCTTTTCTTCTTACAATCCAATGAACCTTTCTGATATTAATTTCGTGTTGTGTGCAATGAGCATgcttaattgaaaaaaaaaatagaaataataacacgaataattttataattttaaaaataagttataattattttatctttgtatAATACactaatttctttcttttccgtTTCCAAACCAAATTAtacttaaaagaataaataaacacaaaaacttattgtgtttattaataaaattatgtttaatttttttcgaCAAATATTTTCTCTATactcaaatataaaaatcttatatagatatttaaaaataaacaaaacttgTGAGGCAAGTGAATAAATAAGAAAGTAAGTCACATCACCAACTTTGTACggaaaagataaaagaatagaaaagaatacTGAGAATAtgtgttaaaaataaaacgTTTATAATCAATCACGCatgtaatttataataatactaataataataataaataactaaaaaataatatcaatattaataaagaataacgtattttaataataaataaactcttttttttttcacttgtgctagtttctttttctctcttttttaccTAATAGAGCATAAATGGCTTGATTCTTACATCTCCTATCATTTGTGTAAATGGTGAATCAATCAATTCCTTTAAATAAGACATTTATGCAGTACTTGTTTATAATTGCAtgataatacattattttttttttaatatctttagttaattgaattacttttaaaaatagtagtaaATGCTGTAAATTATTTCCATGAAGTCTATTAATATATTGGTTGAAAGGATCTTGTAAACATGAGTGAAGATAATTATTGTTTTGGGTTTAACTGGATTTCcaaccattttaaaatttttgacactaatgtaagaaaaatgttataaatataaacattcaaaataaatcactattcataaaaatatatttaattttttttaaaatactaaaattatgatcgttttaaaataaaacgaatattgtaattataattttaaatagaaatttaaacatattttagtaCAATACCATCTTCAATAGGATTTTCTGTCTTTacaatatttaactaaaaacaatttgacataattattaggttaaacaaagttttatatataaaaatagtatttacttgcatatttttataataaaaaaaacatattttatttctggAGATTAATTTGAATCAGTAGCTTAGAGTGAACAGTACCTTCTTTAAGCCTGGAATGAGAGCAGCTAGAGCAATTAAGCCCTGGCTCATGTTCTCTCTCCGTTTTCTTTCCGCGATGATATGATCCCGACTGTGACCACCGGATATCTTGGAGCTTCCATGGCCTTTGGGGCCTTTAGTTTCATAGTTCAGATTTTCTGATGATCTTTTTCCGGTCTCTGGGGTTGAAACTGAAACACCTTTGTTAGGTTGCGGGTTCAGCGCAGCAGAAACAATCCCTTGAAAGTGAGTGTTCTCCACAGAAAATGAGTTTGAGTTGTCTAAAAACATAATCTGGGAGGGTGGTGAAGatgaggaagaggaagaagaggaaagaTTGGGTGAAAAGTGTTTGGTGGAGTTGAGGGATGAGTTCCAACCACAGAAATTCGTTTTGAACTGCTTGATGTTCAAATTAGTTGTTTCAGAATACAACATGTGACTCTCCAAAGACAAAGGTTGCTGATGCTGCGGCGGCTGCAAGTTCTCTAGGGCACTTGCTATCTCAAGGGAAAGTAACTCTTCATCATCTTCAAGACATTGTCGGAACAAGTTGCAATCATCAGTTTCCAGCAACAgctgaaatgaaataaaagtatTAGTAAATCATTATATGTTTGATCACAGAAAATAGTGATGATGAATGAAAACGATTACCAAATCTGAAAACCAGCTGGGTTCTGATGCGTCCATGGAGGTGTGTAAATTTGTTCCGTTCATGTGTGACCTTTCCTTTGAGAATTGAGaggttttttctttatttctcaaTTGCACTCGCTTACCGTGCCATTTTTATAGCGGTCCAGTGAGTTCTTACGCTGCAGTGCACCCATACCTACTTGCACACCTTATGCAAAACAACGCATAAAAGTGTTTCAAAATAATTgttgaaatctaaaataaaatacctAGTTCATAGCTCACTTTAATAATATAGTAAcatgtattaaatttttaaattagacaaaaatataattaaaacattattattttaagtcaacttttttttttttttaaactatcgTCATGTGTGTAGAATATCCGCTACAAATGCATGTGGCAAAACGACCATTGGTAAATTTACATATTGTCGACAGCAGTTGAATTAATACTAACTGTGGGACAAATAGTTCTTGTCCATCCTAAAAATAACAATCATTAATGACCGATTATTGTTCTGTATATTTATCAATTACCACATAACTGGGGCAAAAAAGATTAGATTAGATCTAAATAGGAAGATTCAAGACTAAAATTTATTACTAGGCATTTTATTTGGTCtctttaaataattcttttacgTCATGAGGTAacaaagatttaattttgaattcatcAGTATATTAAGGtcttgattttaaaaaatatatttaaattagtttaaactttttaatactatttaatatatcagaataattttgaattaatttttgtttgtattttgtttCCTCGTTCTCTTCATTTATATGGAAgtatcaatattaattaatataataaacaattgTTAGAAGAACCAACATTTTGGACTGGTTGTGAATTTTTAGCCTTTGACTATTTGAGTATTGAAAATCTTTCTTTTGCCCCGTCTTTTTGTGGCAGGAGGGTTAGGACTGCGTGCCAGTGCTATTAATGTttttcagagaaaaaaaaattgtttgtgactaaaacaattataaaaaaaaaattaaaaagagttGTGAATATTATACTAGTTATTATCTATAAGCCACAA encodes:
- the LOC114174269 gene encoding transcription factor bHLH18-like, with product MNGTNLHTSMDASEPSWFSDLLLLETDDCNLFRQCLEDDEELLSLEIASALENLQPPQHQQPLSLESHMLYSETTNLNIKQFKTNFCGWNSSLNSTKHFSPNLSSSSSSSSSPPSQIMFLDNSNSFSVENTHFQGIVSAALNPQPNKGVSVSTPETGKRSSENLNYETKGPKGHGSSKISGGHSRDHIIAERKRRENMSQGLIALAALIPGLKKMDKASVLGEAIKYVKELQERLKILEEKNNKNRDEKSVVVMVKKSWLSYHDGSPSAAADGDRCFRESLPRVEARVSDNDVLLRIHCQNRKGLLLKILVEIQNLHLFVVNSSVLSFGESIIDITIVAQMGTEYKLTVNDLVKNLRMATLKSMS